One part of the Drosophila teissieri strain GT53w chromosome 3R, Prin_Dtei_1.1, whole genome shotgun sequence genome encodes these proteins:
- the LOC122621453 gene encoding tyrosine-protein phosphatase non-receptor type 23, protein MKVMHRVLFVGCLIVGVGMVRSQDYQDYQENTPRAAPIRLRANAAPARAEAPRADPVAILKQINKHNEDGSYTYGYEGADGSFKIETKLATGEVKGKYGYVDETGKVRVVEYGANKYGFQPSGEGITVAPPTLVDETLKEEPDYADEPAPQRPQKPYRVQRPQPRPQPRPQPQPQPQYVQYEEEEEPQRRVQYAPAPQPQPQPLPQPQHLPQQHHQPSVGPAPPRLQVPGAQRTTDVLYSPLQRPARPEPDYSQTQSFGEGPSNVRISRPVYALPPASPAPSSARAQGFLAPASGGRPLLEPVGFGQSQGPSARPVQQQQPSFQPQPQPRPQARSGGGGGSGLLDQLARDYALPQGNAQPLHDITFGYY, encoded by the exons ATGAAAGTG ATGCACCGCGTGCTCTTTGTCGGCTGCCTCATAGTAGGTGTGGGCATGGTGAGGTCACAGGACTACCAGGATTACCAGGAGAACACACCAAGGGCTGCTCCTATTCGGCTGAGGGCCAATGCCGCTCCTGCTCGAGCTGAAGCGCCACGGGCTGATCCAGTGGCAATCCTCAAGCAGATCAACAA GCACAATGAAGATGGCTCCTACACCTATGGCTATGAGGGAGCCGATGGATCCTTCAAAATCGAGACCAAGTTGGCCACTGGCGAGGTGAAGGGCAAGTACGGCTATGTGGACGAGACCGGAAAAGTGCGAGTGGTGGAGTACGGAGCCAACAAGTATGGCTTCCAGCCATCCGGAGAAGGCATTACAGTGGCACCACCCACGCTGGTGGATGAAACTCTCAAGGAGGAACCAGATTACGCCGACGAGCCGGCACCACAGCGGCCGCAGAAACCCTAT CGTGTTCAGCGtccccagccacgcccacagccccGCCCACAACctcagccgcagccgcagtaCGTGCAatacgaggaggaggaggagccacaaCGTCGAGTCCAGTATGCCCCAGCTCCTCAGCCGCAGCCTCAACCGCTGCCGCAACCACAACATCTGCcacagcagcaccaccagcctTCGGTGGGTCCGGCACCGCCAAGACTCCAGGTTCCCGGCGCACAGCGCACCACCGACGTGCTCTACTCACCGCTGCAGCGTCCTGCTCGCCCCGAACCGGATTACTCGCAAACGCAGAGCTTCGGCGAAGGACCCTCGAATGTGCGGATTTCCCGCCCCGTTTACGCCCTGCCCCCCGCCTCACCGGCTCCGAGCAGTGCCCGGGCTCAGGGATTCCTGGCTCCCGCCTCCGGGGGACGTCCGCTGCTGGAACCAGTGGGCTTCGGCCAATCCCAGGGACCCAGCGCTCGTCCTgtccaacaacagcagccgaGCTtccagccacagccacagccgcgGCCACAGGCTCGCagtggtggaggaggtggcTCGGGATTGCTGGATCAGCTGGCCCGGGACTACGCCCTGCCCCAGGGAAACGCCCAGCCGCTGCACGACATCACCTTCGGCTACTACTGA